The Salvia splendens isolate huo1 chromosome 21, SspV2, whole genome shotgun sequence genome includes a window with the following:
- the LOC121785473 gene encoding auxin-repressed 12.5 kDa protein-like: MVLLDHLWDDVVAGPLPERGLKHLKKVYTKPLNIKDIGVEGSSKYQRSLSMPASPVTPGTPSPTTVRKDNVWRSVFHPGSNIATKTVGANYFDRPEPNSPTVYDWLYSGETRSKHHEKV, translated from the exons CTTGGATCATCTCTGGGATGATGTGGTGGCCGGGCCGCTGCCGGAGCGCGGCCTCAAACACCTGAAGAAGGTCTACACCAAGCCCTTGAACATCAAAG ATATTGGGGTGGAGGGAAGCAGCAAGTACCAGCGATCTCTGTCGATGCCGGCCAGCCCGGTGACACCAGGGACGCCGTCGCCCACCACCGTCAGGAAGGACAACGTGTGGCGGAGCGTCTTCCATCCCGGCAGCAACATCGCCACCAAGACCGTCGGAGCTAACTACTTCGACCGCCCCGAGCCCAACTCCCCCACCGTTTATGACTG GCTATACAGTGGGGAGACGAGGAGCAAGCACCACGAGAAAGTGTGA
- the LOC121783625 gene encoding putative E3 ubiquitin-protein ligase RING1a isoform X3, which yields MECLHRFCRECIDKSMRLGNNECPACRTHCASRRSLRDDPNYDALIAALYPDIDKYEEEQELAFHEEERARNKQIQASIAQTFRRQAEALGKKRTTRATSATFVRRQGNHRNLRGRRNRAAERNGSDEEEGINGHDESKDSSSTDEHSEPKTKRYKRWGGARRSQPSPGGSGDDADYSEATRGILGASSTPHGSTELIAWGRGRNRSNNRHGGLNWTNGRVTRGHRLSKLTNRLKSLHESDEMLKISVMIVSLHEETIPNLKRPYLCCSPTSSVRHLCQYVAMQTSMEASEIEMLIIKDFHPVNNSLILPKESGALDPNQNELHLLDEQQTLEEINARFTQHHLVFAYRPKAKPEGK from the exons ATGGAATGCTTGCATCGCTTTTGCAGAGAGTGCATTGACAAATCCATGCGACTTGG CAACAACGAATGTCCTGCTTGCCGCACTCATTGTGCTAGTCGGCGTTCTCTAAGAGATGATCCAAATTATGATGCCCTGATCGCTGCTCTCTATCCAGACATCGATAAGTACGAGGAAGAG CAGGAACTGGCTTTCCATGAAGAGGAGAGAGCTCGCAATAAGCAG ATCCAAGCTTCTATTGCCCAGACTTTCCGTCGTCAAGCTGAAGCTCTAGGAAAGAAACGAACAACAAGAGCTACATCCGCAACATTTGTCAGGAGGCAGGGCAATCATCGAAATTTGCGAGGTCGGAGAAACCGTGCTGCTGAACGCAACGGATCTGATGAAGAGGAAGGTATTAATGGACATGATGAGAGTAAAGACTCATCCTCAACTGACGAGCACTCTGAACCCAAAACAAAAAGATACAAGAGATGGGGAGGAGCTCGTAGATCACAGCCATCACCGGGGGGTAGTGGAGATGATGCTGATTATTCAGAAGCAACCAGGGGGATACTTGGTGCATCTTCTACACCTCATGGCAGTACAGAACTTATTGCCTGGGGAAGAGGCCGCAATCGCAGTAATAACCGACATGGTGGCCTGAATTGGACAAATGGTAGGGTTACTAGGGGTCACCGGTTGTCAAAGCTGACTAATCGTCTCAAATCTTTACATGAAAGCGATGAAATG TTGAAAATTAGTGTCATGATTGTCTCATTGCACGAAGAGACGATACCCAACTTGAAGCGACCGTACCTCTGCTGCAGCCCCACATCGTCAGTGAGACACTTATGCCAG TATGTTGCTATGCAGACATCCATGGAAGCCAGTGAGATTGAGATGCTAATAATAAAAGACTTCCATCCTGTGAACAACTCGCTAATTCTCCCGAAAGAATCTGGTGCCTTAGATCCTAACCAGAACGAGCTGCATTTGTTGGATGAGCAGCAAACTTTGGAGGAAATTAATGCCAGGTTTACTCAGCACCATCTG GTTTTTGCATACCGGCCAAAGGCGAAACCCGAAGGGAAGTGA
- the LOC121783625 gene encoding putative E3 ubiquitin-protein ligase RING1a isoform X2, translating to MPAQKRPRDSSTPPPSPPDAEKGDDSPRGSENHSPEQPQDVSDSDCSSDSSGGEKDEFIVVKLAEVRKEVQCPICLGIIRKTRTVMECLHRFCRECIDKSMRLGNNECPACRTHCASRRSLRDDPNYDALIAALYPDIDKYEEEELAFHEEERARNKQIQASIAQTFRRQAEALGKKRTTRATSATFVRRQGNHRNLRGRRNRAAERNGSDEEEGINGHDESKDSSSTDEHSEPKTKRYKRWGGARRSQPSPGGSGDDADYSEATRGILGASSTPHGSTELIAWGRGRNRSNNRHGGLNWTNGRVTRGHRLSKLTNRLKSLHESDEMLKISVMIVSLHEETIPNLKRPYLCCSPTSSVRHLCQYVAMQTSMEASEIEMLIIKDFHPVNNSLILPKESGALDPNQNELHLLDEQQTLEEINARFTQHHLVFAYRPKAKPEGK from the exons ATGCCAGCGCAGAAGCGGCCGCGCGACAGCAGCACTCCTCCGCCGTCGCCGCCCGATGCAGAGAAAGGCGACGATTCGCCGCGAGGCAGCGAGAATCACAGCCCTGAACAGCCTCAAGACGTCTCAG ATTCCGACTGCAGCTCCGACTCCAGCGGCGGAGAGAAAGACGA ATTTATTGTAGTGAAACTGGCGGAAGTGCGAAAGGAAGTCCAGTGTCCAATATGTTTAG GCATCATTAGGAAGACAAGAACAGTCATGGAATGCTTGCATCGCTTTTGCAGAGAGTGCATTGACAAATCCATGCGACTTGG CAACAACGAATGTCCTGCTTGCCGCACTCATTGTGCTAGTCGGCGTTCTCTAAGAGATGATCCAAATTATGATGCCCTGATCGCTGCTCTCTATCCAGACATCGATAAGTACGAGGAAGAG GAACTGGCTTTCCATGAAGAGGAGAGAGCTCGCAATAAGCAG ATCCAAGCTTCTATTGCCCAGACTTTCCGTCGTCAAGCTGAAGCTCTAGGAAAGAAACGAACAACAAGAGCTACATCCGCAACATTTGTCAGGAGGCAGGGCAATCATCGAAATTTGCGAGGTCGGAGAAACCGTGCTGCTGAACGCAACGGATCTGATGAAGAGGAAGGTATTAATGGACATGATGAGAGTAAAGACTCATCCTCAACTGACGAGCACTCTGAACCCAAAACAAAAAGATACAAGAGATGGGGAGGAGCTCGTAGATCACAGCCATCACCGGGGGGTAGTGGAGATGATGCTGATTATTCAGAAGCAACCAGGGGGATACTTGGTGCATCTTCTACACCTCATGGCAGTACAGAACTTATTGCCTGGGGAAGAGGCCGCAATCGCAGTAATAACCGACATGGTGGCCTGAATTGGACAAATGGTAGGGTTACTAGGGGTCACCGGTTGTCAAAGCTGACTAATCGTCTCAAATCTTTACATGAAAGCGATGAAATG TTGAAAATTAGTGTCATGATTGTCTCATTGCACGAAGAGACGATACCCAACTTGAAGCGACCGTACCTCTGCTGCAGCCCCACATCGTCAGTGAGACACTTATGCCAG TATGTTGCTATGCAGACATCCATGGAAGCCAGTGAGATTGAGATGCTAATAATAAAAGACTTCCATCCTGTGAACAACTCGCTAATTCTCCCGAAAGAATCTGGTGCCTTAGATCCTAACCAGAACGAGCTGCATTTGTTGGATGAGCAGCAAACTTTGGAGGAAATTAATGCCAGGTTTACTCAGCACCATCTG GTTTTTGCATACCGGCCAAAGGCGAAACCCGAAGGGAAGTGA
- the LOC121783625 gene encoding putative E3 ubiquitin-protein ligase RING1a isoform X1 yields MPAQKRPRDSSTPPPSPPDAEKGDDSPRGSENHSPEQPQDVSDSDCSSDSSGGEKDEFIVVKLAEVRKEVQCPICLGIIRKTRTVMECLHRFCRECIDKSMRLGNNECPACRTHCASRRSLRDDPNYDALIAALYPDIDKYEEEQELAFHEEERARNKQIQASIAQTFRRQAEALGKKRTTRATSATFVRRQGNHRNLRGRRNRAAERNGSDEEEGINGHDESKDSSSTDEHSEPKTKRYKRWGGARRSQPSPGGSGDDADYSEATRGILGASSTPHGSTELIAWGRGRNRSNNRHGGLNWTNGRVTRGHRLSKLTNRLKSLHESDEMLKISVMIVSLHEETIPNLKRPYLCCSPTSSVRHLCQYVAMQTSMEASEIEMLIIKDFHPVNNSLILPKESGALDPNQNELHLLDEQQTLEEINARFTQHHLVFAYRPKAKPEGK; encoded by the exons ATGCCAGCGCAGAAGCGGCCGCGCGACAGCAGCACTCCTCCGCCGTCGCCGCCCGATGCAGAGAAAGGCGACGATTCGCCGCGAGGCAGCGAGAATCACAGCCCTGAACAGCCTCAAGACGTCTCAG ATTCCGACTGCAGCTCCGACTCCAGCGGCGGAGAGAAAGACGA ATTTATTGTAGTGAAACTGGCGGAAGTGCGAAAGGAAGTCCAGTGTCCAATATGTTTAG GCATCATTAGGAAGACAAGAACAGTCATGGAATGCTTGCATCGCTTTTGCAGAGAGTGCATTGACAAATCCATGCGACTTGG CAACAACGAATGTCCTGCTTGCCGCACTCATTGTGCTAGTCGGCGTTCTCTAAGAGATGATCCAAATTATGATGCCCTGATCGCTGCTCTCTATCCAGACATCGATAAGTACGAGGAAGAG CAGGAACTGGCTTTCCATGAAGAGGAGAGAGCTCGCAATAAGCAG ATCCAAGCTTCTATTGCCCAGACTTTCCGTCGTCAAGCTGAAGCTCTAGGAAAGAAACGAACAACAAGAGCTACATCCGCAACATTTGTCAGGAGGCAGGGCAATCATCGAAATTTGCGAGGTCGGAGAAACCGTGCTGCTGAACGCAACGGATCTGATGAAGAGGAAGGTATTAATGGACATGATGAGAGTAAAGACTCATCCTCAACTGACGAGCACTCTGAACCCAAAACAAAAAGATACAAGAGATGGGGAGGAGCTCGTAGATCACAGCCATCACCGGGGGGTAGTGGAGATGATGCTGATTATTCAGAAGCAACCAGGGGGATACTTGGTGCATCTTCTACACCTCATGGCAGTACAGAACTTATTGCCTGGGGAAGAGGCCGCAATCGCAGTAATAACCGACATGGTGGCCTGAATTGGACAAATGGTAGGGTTACTAGGGGTCACCGGTTGTCAAAGCTGACTAATCGTCTCAAATCTTTACATGAAAGCGATGAAATG TTGAAAATTAGTGTCATGATTGTCTCATTGCACGAAGAGACGATACCCAACTTGAAGCGACCGTACCTCTGCTGCAGCCCCACATCGTCAGTGAGACACTTATGCCAG TATGTTGCTATGCAGACATCCATGGAAGCCAGTGAGATTGAGATGCTAATAATAAAAGACTTCCATCCTGTGAACAACTCGCTAATTCTCCCGAAAGAATCTGGTGCCTTAGATCCTAACCAGAACGAGCTGCATTTGTTGGATGAGCAGCAAACTTTGGAGGAAATTAATGCCAGGTTTACTCAGCACCATCTG GTTTTTGCATACCGGCCAAAGGCGAAACCCGAAGGGAAGTGA